One Exiguobacterium sp. BMC-KP genomic window, TCCATATCGCGCTCAAATCGATTTGGTCTATCAAGTACCTGAAGAAACGAAGACATTTGTTTTATTTGCGGCTTCCGATGCGTTTCCGAAAACACATACAATTAAAATCGAACTGTGATCCATTGCGCTTGCATCATGTGCAAGCGCTTTTTACATAAGAAGTTGAAATAGAAAGGATGTGCAAATATGTTGCGATTTATTTGGAATTCGTGGTGGCGCAATAAAGAGCGATTTATCCTCTTACTCGTCGGAGTTCTTGTTGTCAGTACGGGTCTGAGTTACTTAATTGGAACGACACAAGCAAATAACGGTACAGTCGTCGATGAACTGCAAAAACGTTGGAAATCTTCCTACGATATTGTCGTGCGTCCACCGAATAGCCGAAGTGTGACGGAAGACCTTAAACTACTTGAGCCGAACTATATGAGTAGTCTTGATGGTGGAATCACGATGAAACAATATAAAACGATTCAAGCGCTTGCTGATGTCGAAGTCGCAGCTCCAATTGCGATGATCGGAAACCACTCTACGGGAGCACCTGTTGGTACGCACCGGTTTGACGATTACGGTGTCTATAAGCTGACGATCACCGATAAACAGAATACCGGCTTGAACGTCGAAAAGTACTCTTCCGTTAGTTATCTCGCTGCCGGATGGACACCGGATGAAAATGCAACACGTTCCGGCGTCGCACCTGCTGTTCTTGGTGAAGATCCGTTATTAGAATTCGGAAGCGATACGATGATTGCCGGAATTGATCCCAAAGCAGAAGCCCGCTTAATCGGACTAGATAGCGCGACAATCAGCGGAAAACATAGTCGTTACTTTGACAAACAAGACACAGCAAACGTCGTTGATCCTGAACTCGGAACGGTTGAGATGCCCATTTTGATGAGCGAACGGGAATATGTCGATGCGTCACGGACGTATACGTATGAGAAATTAGACCTCCCGCTTATTAATGACTCGATTCAAGAGACAATTCAAGATGTCACAAAGCGTGGCGGTGAAAAGTTTCTAAATACGCTACAGACGACTGACGACCCTGCAAAGACGTATTCAGTCACAACGCAGGACGTTCAAAAAACATTGCTAAAACAGATCATGACGGACTCGTTTCCTGAGCTACCGTCAGGAAATTCCGAATGGCTGATCCTAAAGCCGTCGCCGATTAGTTACCAGTCGATTTCTAGCCCTTTTAAGTCGCGCTGGCCGTTCAGTTATCAAGTTGAACCGAAGAAAGTCGATCCGGATTCATTACTTGCGAAACGAACGATGTACCGGGAAGCACGAATGTTCGGAAAGACGAGTGATGATTGGCCACGGATTCGCTTAAACTACATCGGAGTCTTCAATCCGAAGAAACTGAATTTATCGAAGGATCCATTGACGGAACTACCGATGGAGACGTATTTCCCTGCAAAGGCACAATGGGTCATGGATAAGAATGATCGTCCGGTTAACCCCGTCAAGGATGTCAAACCAACAAACGATTCATATGATTTCCTGACGAAACCCCCTTCGATGTTGACGACGCTTGATGCCGCCTTCAAGATTCGCGGCGAAAAAGCGATCTCTGTCATACGCGTCAATGTAAAAGGCGTCGATCAGATGAATGCAGCGAGTGAGCAAAAACTCCAAGACGTCGCGAAAGAAATTGAGGAAAAGACCGGTCTGATTACGGATATCACGCTTGGTTCCTCTCCCCAGCTCGCTTTGACGTACTTGCCTGGACTTGAAAAACAATCAGCCCTCGGATGGGTCCAACAACCGTGGATCAAGCTTGGTTCTTCAATGACGATTTTCCAAGAAGCGAAAGTCGGCATGTCTGGTGTCATCGCTAGTGTCATTGCGGTTGCGCTCGTCTATGTCTTTAGTTCGAATATCATTCTGCTCTATGCACGAAAAAAAGAATTCGCAATTCTGTTGTCTCTCGGCTGGCGCCCGCGTCAACTCTCTAAGTTACTGTTTCTTGAAGCGACTTTACTCGGGTCTCTCGTAGCGTTAATTGCCTGGTCAATCCTCGGAACGTTTTGGTTAACGACTGATCATCCAATCGCCCTAGGACGAATTCTTTTAATTGGACTTGCCGGCCTACTCATTTACTGGGGTGGTACGCTCGTACCAATGGCATTAATTCGTAGAATCAAACCGTACGAAAGTATTCGCTCTGGTGAAGTATCTCGCTCTCGCAGATTCGTACGCTCACAATCGATTCTTGGAATGGGCATAAATCAACTTGTCACATACTGGCAACGTACGATTCTTTCAATCATTTCAATTGCCTTACCGACAAGTTTGTTTATCTTCTTCCTCTTCGTGACATTCCGCTTAAAAGGCGTTCTCTATGCGACATGGCTAGGTGAATATGTCGCCTTAGAAGTCGGTACGATGCATTATGTTGCGATGGGAGTTGCCTTATTGATTGCCATCTTGACGACGACAGAGATTCTTTGGCAAAACGTCAATGAACGTCGGAGTCAACTCGCAGTCTTAAAAGCGACGGGTTGGCAAGACGGATTGATTCGTCGTCTCGTCTTACTTGAAGGTTTACTAACAGGATTACTAGCCGGGATCATCGGTCTTCTCTTTGCTCTTGCGATGATTTGGCAAGTGTATCGTCAATTCCCGACAACGGAACTCGGTTTCTTATCTGCAACGATTCTAATTCCGCTCCTGACAGGTGTCATCGGAGCGATTTTACCAGCACAGCGCGCTGTCCGTATCGTTCCAAACGCGGCGATCAGTAACATAAGTGCCAATTCTAAAGAAACAGAACGTCGTTTCAAGCTAGCACTTTCATCCATCGGTGCTGTGTTATTCATCGGAGTCCTATCGCTCTTCTTATTCGCCACGAATGAAGGACCAGTCGAACAAACATCGACTGCGAAAGCACCAAAAGTTATCACGACCGGCAGTAAGATTTCCGATGGCTTGACGGGTGCAAAACGACAACTCGATGCGACACCAAAAGAATCTTCCGGAGTGATCGAAGAAACGATGGCAAAAGGAACGATTAAGACTTTCCCCGGAGACCCTGCCGTTAAAGACACAAGTTTCTGGGTAGGTAAGTTATTGAAACAACCACCTAGCTCCTTGAAATTGAAAGAAAAAGCCGGGTATCGATATATTACGGTTCCGACCTTTTATCAAGATCTCAACTATCTAGAAGCTGGTGAAGAGAGTTACTATTTCCCGAATCGTTTCCAGATGACAGGAGTCAGTGGTGTCTATGAACCGATTGATTATGAAAATAAAAACGAAAAGACATGGAAACAAGGAATAAAATATGTAGCACCGGGAAAATCACATGTGAATCTTGTCTATCAAGTACCTGCGGATGAGACAGAATTCGTCATGTTCGTTTCCGGAGATAACTTTGCAAAAACGATTGCCATTAAGATTGATTTAAGGAAATGACCGAAAACAGCTCGTTCTCAACGTATTCCATCATACGTTTGAACGAGCTGCTTTTTAAATTCGAATTAGAATGATGCCACCTAGCATGACGAGTAGACTGACAATCTGTACACCCGTGACCGGTTGTTTTTTTGCACCGAACCAGCCGAAACGGTCAATTAATAAGCTTCCAGTCAGTAAGCCAATCGTGACGATGACGACAGCGAGTCCCGTACCAACGAGCGGAACGATGAACGCATTACCGGCAACGAACAATGCACCAATCAATCCCCCGATCCAAATCCACGCGGGAAGTGGTTGCGTACGATCCATTTGCCACTTCGTTCGTAGGATCAGATTCAAGAGCAGTAAGGTGACCGTTCCGATGACGAACGAGATTAATGCCCCTTTCACAGCTGACCCGAGAACACTTCCGAGATGGCCATTGATGGCTGTTTGGGCTGCGCTCATCATTCCGGTCAGAACTCCGAGAATACGCCAAACGAGTAACGAGTTCTCTCGTGACTCCACATGTTGCTTCTGTCGCCGTGCCAAATAGTCACCGAGCGCGACCGTCCCAACGACGCCGAGCAAAACAAGAATTGCTCCGATGATTCGTGTTAGCGAGAGTGTTGTAATGTTCGCCTCAAATAACCCGAAATGATCAATCAACAGCCCCATGACGACTTGACCGAAAATCGGCATGATGACCGTTTGAACACCTCCGAGACGAGGAAACAGCAAGATGTTCCCAGTCAAATAGATGACGCCAAGCAGTCCACCACCCCAAATCCAGAACGGTTCGTCAGCAGTAGCCGTGAGACCTGTGAGATTACCATCGACAAGCAACACGAGAAGTAGTAAAAATAGTGAGCCAATCGAAAAAGAAATCAGCGAAGCAAGGAACGGTGAACCGACGACGTCTCGCAGTCGTGTATTGACACTCGTTTGAACCGGAACGAGTAACCCGATGATGAATCCAATGATGATCGCAAGCATACGAGGACCTCCTTTTTCATGTGCTTCTCCATCATACGGTAGCCTCTCGTGCTGAAGCGACAGGAATGCTCAAAAAGAGCCGGTTCAATGACCGGCTCTCCAATTCAAATCTTTTTCCACGACTTTGGATACGTACGCAGTTCTTTCTTCGTTGGATGCTCAGCGTCGAGACGCCGTCCGTTTCTCTCAAAACTAGTATCCAACGTGAGAAAGACGACAACAAATAAAGCATAGACAAAAATATTCGGGAAAAGTGGTAAATCAAACATAAATAGTACGGGATAGAACAATCCGATCAAAATGATGAACACAAAATTCGTCATGTACTGTAACTGAATATTCTTTTTCATTCGTCGTTTTTCCGTCAATTCTATATCTCGTTCCGCTTCTATCATGTGAATCCGCGCAATCCAAATCAATGCTGCAATAAGCATCACGAACGGCCAATATGCTTCATGAAACGTGACGACTAAAAATATACTGATGCCATAGAACAACGAACTATAAAATCGTGGTTTTGCGAGTTGACGTTTTTCTTCCTGGATATAAGAGATTCGTTCTGCTTTCGTTTTCACCGATATTCCCCCAACTGACTTTAATTCTTCTTTCAATTCGGTCGAACGGTCCGTGATCGTCCGATATACTCGACTTTATTCCGAAGTACACGATACATCCGGTATTCCCCCGTCGGTGCGGACTTCAGCTGAACAGCAATTTGATGACGCCGTGATTTTGACGATTCTGACGCTACGAAGTACGGTTTGACCGACGTGATGTTATCACGTCCAAACTGCTTCGTTACATGTCGAACGACTTGCACTTCAACGATTTGCTCATAGGTCGCATCACGTTCATCCGCGATCATCCACCACCCGACACCGCTGATCAACAGTAGTAATAGAATCGCTCCCATCGTTTTTCGCATCCCGATCCCCCCGGTTCACTTGCCCTTACTTACTGTTTCAATTCGTGAACGAGGTTTTCCTGCTTCCGTCGGGTGACGAACCAAGCGATGCCGACGACTAGTACTACCAAACCGGCAATGGTTCCAGCAATCGTCGGTACGTTGAAATAGAATGATCCTGTATCATCAATCCGTGTCACGAACAATGTTGCGCCAAATCCACTGATTAGTCCGAAGATGACGCCGCTCCCAATGAACAAAAGCATTTGAACGAGTGTCAACTGACGGAGCTCGTTTCGTTTCAATGCAATCGTTCGTAACAAGGCATACTCGCCTCGTTTCCCACTTACGAAACTAAGTAAGGCATTAGCAAGTCCGAACCAGACGGAACCACTCATGACGACGAGCGCAATCAAGAAGACGAACCAGCGCTCCGTCGTTTGTTGCTCCGCATCGCGAAGCGCGTCAGATAGTCGATTAACTTGCAATGTCGGATAACTTTGCGTGATCTCTGATAATTTTTTGGTCACTTGCGCCTTCTTTAACTCGGACGGAACGTCGATGTAGACATTCAAGATTTGATCGTTCGGTTGTCGCAGCTGCTCGTTCCGCCAATCGACGAAGACGTCTGGTGCTATCTTCTTTTCGATTCCAACGATTCGGAATTGACCGACCGAAACGCTTTTTTCTTGCTCCCCGTCCCATCGCCCGAGCGGCAACGTATCGCCTATTTGGAGACTATATTTTTTAGCGAAGGCATGTGAGACGATGATCCCTTCTGTGTCACTCGTCTGTTCTCCCTCTAAGACGTCGAGGCGACGATAGTCCGTCACTTCGTATTCGATCGAGACATCTTTTTGCGGTGATTGGTATTCGAAGGAATTTCGAGACGACAGGAAAGTCGCTTTTGCGCCAGGTAGGTCAGTTTCAATGTGTCGAATCAATTGTAGCGGGTTCCCTTGTGTTCCCTCATCCAAGCGACTCTTTAAGACGACTTCTGTCGGGTATTGGCTGATGATGTACTTCCGTTCGTTTTGTTGTACTGTCTCAAGGAACGTCGATCCGATGACGACGATGATGATCAATACTTGAACGATCATCATCAACCAGGCATTTTTTCGTAGTTGTGGCAACACACCCCGGAATGCGACGAAACTCGTCGGTCCCGCTAACCGTCGAACGATTGGTTCCGTTCGATGAAGAATCTCCTTCAAGAGAAGGGGTGTTGCAAGATACATCGACAGTAAAAAAGCAACGGTCGCACCGAGCCAAGCAATCGCTCGTGCTCCCTCCGTGCTCGCAATCACTTCAGCAAATAAGATCAAGCTGGCAGTCAACCCACTACTAGCGAGAACAAGGCGTTTTCGTCGCGTCGATCGTGACGCCGTTTTCAGATTGTCTCGTAGGACGTGAAGCGGCAACACATCCCGTTTTCGGTACGCTGTACTCGCGAGCAACATCAGAATCAACAAGGAACTGCCGAACGTGATGAGTCCTAAGAAAGCACGATGTTCGAGTAAGAGTGAGACGATCATCTTACCTTCAGCAGGCCATACAAATTGACCGAGTAACGGTAAGCAAATCCCACCTAGAATCGCGAGCACCGTTCCTGCTAAGACGATCAAGCCGGATTGAACGAGGAACAACTGAAACAGCTGTCGGGTCGTCGCCCCAAGCGTCCGCATGATCGCAAATTGGACAGTATGTTTGCGCAAGTATAAATCGAAGTTTGCGATTAAGATCAAGCCAGAGACGACCAGAATCAGCAATGACAAGATCCCGATGTAACCGTTCAGTGCCGGTGAGAGTGCTTGTCCTTCCGAAAGCTCAACACGGAGCTTCGGATTCGATTGGACGAGCGTATCGGCATAGCGTACGACATCCGTCCCTTCTTTCATATCGAGCAAAATCGCTTTAGT contains:
- a CDS encoding FtsX-like permease family protein, whose amino-acid sequence is MLRFIWNSWWRNKERFILLLVGVLVVSTGLSYLIGTTQANNGTVVDELQKRWKSSYDIVVRPPNSRSVTEDLKLLEPNYMSSLDGGITMKQYKTIQALADVEVAAPIAMIGNHSTGAPVGTHRFDDYGVYKLTITDKQNTGLNVEKYSSVSYLAAGWTPDENATRSGVAPAVLGEDPLLEFGSDTMIAGIDPKAEARLIGLDSATISGKHSRYFDKQDTANVVDPELGTVEMPILMSEREYVDASRTYTYEKLDLPLINDSIQETIQDVTKRGGEKFLNTLQTTDDPAKTYSVTTQDVQKTLLKQIMTDSFPELPSGNSEWLILKPSPISYQSISSPFKSRWPFSYQVEPKKVDPDSLLAKRTMYREARMFGKTSDDWPRIRLNYIGVFNPKKLNLSKDPLTELPMETYFPAKAQWVMDKNDRPVNPVKDVKPTNDSYDFLTKPPSMLTTLDAAFKIRGEKAISVIRVNVKGVDQMNAASEQKLQDVAKEIEEKTGLITDITLGSSPQLALTYLPGLEKQSALGWVQQPWIKLGSSMTIFQEAKVGMSGVIASVIAVALVYVFSSNIILLYARKKEFAILLSLGWRPRQLSKLLFLEATLLGSLVALIAWSILGTFWLTTDHPIALGRILLIGLAGLLIYWGGTLVPMALIRRIKPYESIRSGEVSRSRRFVRSQSILGMGINQLVTYWQRTILSIISIALPTSLFIFFLFVTFRLKGVLYATWLGEYVALEVGTMHYVAMGVALLIAILTTTEILWQNVNERRSQLAVLKATGWQDGLIRRLVLLEGLLTGLLAGIIGLLFALAMIWQVYRQFPTTELGFLSATILIPLLTGVIGAILPAQRAVRIVPNAAISNISANSKETERRFKLALSSIGAVLFIGVLSLFLFATNEGPVEQTSTAKAPKVITTGSKISDGLTGAKRQLDATPKESSGVIEETMAKGTIKTFPGDPAVKDTSFWVGKLLKQPPSSLKLKEKAGYRYITVPTFYQDLNYLEAGEESYYFPNRFQMTGVSGVYEPIDYENKNEKTWKQGIKYVAPGKSHVNLVYQVPADETEFVMFVSGDNFAKTIAIKIDLRK
- a CDS encoding DMT family transporter produces the protein MLAIIIGFIIGLLVPVQTSVNTRLRDVVGSPFLASLISFSIGSLFLLLLVLLVDGNLTGLTATADEPFWIWGGGLLGVIYLTGNILLFPRLGGVQTVIMPIFGQVVMGLLIDHFGLFEANITTLSLTRIIGAILVLLGVVGTVALGDYLARRQKQHVESRENSLLVWRILGVLTGMMSAAQTAINGHLGSVLGSAVKGALISFVIGTVTLLLLNLILRTKWQMDRTQPLPAWIWIGGLIGALFVAGNAFIVPLVGTGLAVVIVTIGLLTGSLLIDRFGWFGAKKQPVTGVQIVSLLVMLGGIILIRI
- a CDS encoding ABC transporter permease — protein: MKRQHLFRLAHRLYRKSPMILLTSIGSVMISIGLVLTMVIFLLHNQATIETDRQLTYGQVDLTIKYSPEGERTEQTLLEQLKKDKGILRTEPILQSTARISGQTMADVETIGVQSDALTKSRYHFTTDLQRGEAILSAKLATSLDRTVGQALRVGEETYQIREILPDTKTSKNAQDQVLLSYADLQKHHTSETKAILLDMKEGTDVVRYADTLVQSNPKLRVELSEGQALSPALNGYIGILSLLILVVSGLILIANFDLYLRKHTVQFAIMRTLGATTRQLFQLFLVQSGLIVLAGTVLAILGGICLPLLGQFVWPAEGKMIVSLLLEHRAFLGLITFGSSLLILMLLASTAYRKRDVLPLHVLRDNLKTASRSTRRKRLVLASSGLTASLILFAEVIASTEGARAIAWLGATVAFLLSMYLATPLLLKEILHRTEPIVRRLAGPTSFVAFRGVLPQLRKNAWLMMIVQVLIIIVVIGSTFLETVQQNERKYIISQYPTEVVLKSRLDEGTQGNPLQLIRHIETDLPGAKATFLSSRNSFEYQSPQKDVSIEYEVTDYRRLDVLEGEQTSDTEGIIVSHAFAKKYSLQIGDTLPLGRWDGEQEKSVSVGQFRIVGIEKKIAPDVFVDWRNEQLRQPNDQILNVYIDVPSELKKAQVTKKLSEITQSYPTLQVNRLSDALRDAEQQTTERWFVFLIALVVMSGSVWFGLANALLSFVSGKRGEYALLRTIALKRNELRQLTLVQMLLFIGSGVIFGLISGFGATLFVTRIDDTGSFYFNVPTIAGTIAGLVVLVVGIAWFVTRRKQENLVHELKQ